The genomic window tatacatgcacacttcttcagataaattgaaacaagacttccttaaccattacatatagttgagggggcggggggcggggttagttgccaggaaggataATTGGAGTCATGATGCAtcagtaactgagcaataagtatagctaaAATTGGATTAAAGCAATTGATAAGAACTATGAATGACAACAAATTagtacacagataataaaagaattAATAAACAGACATGAGGACTAAGTTTggatccagtggctcctttaagaccaacaacgtttaattctgggtgtaagtgaGAACTGACTGATTTAGCATGTATGATGAGATAAAaacccaatatctctgttaagccctggggattccattgtcctgagtgctgTACCAACTTGTAATTCTACAATATCCTGCTCcaatctgtttctgaaattcctttgcaataaaacagctactttgaggcccCTCATCGAGTGCTCTGGGAGGTTGAAATGTTCTCTTACAGGTGTCTCAATTTTGCGATTCTTGATGTCAAATTATTGGTATCACGATACTGTTTTTGGAAGGTCTACTCAGGGGTGTCACTCGTGTTATGAGGGCTGggtttgacataaatgagaccttgtcaggccgggccatctgtgtacctgttaaagattagatagcagagatataaattttataaaggacacagatataCAGaagtaaagatttaaaaaaaaaacccttaaaacattagtacttgttggtcttaaaggtgctttctttgtatctctagggaactgggcaaaggaagctctggctctttccttccttcccctggggaccaggagggagaggagcctcagccaacggagaaaacagaggctttgctctgtatctcctgtgctgttgagcaagctacaatgcagaaggaagcaagaaagaggaagaaggaagcagccaggtgcttgggggtctgataggagccctctgggggcctgatttgacccccagactgcatgttggACACCCGTGTTCTACAACTTTCAAGCTACCCATGGGAATCCTGATACTGTGAATGCCAgcaccaggctgggaaattcctggatctttggggggtggagcctgaggttagggtttggggagagaagctacttcagtggggtataatgccatagagtcctccttccAAAAATGGCCATTTctcatggggaattgatccctctcttttggagataagctgtaatccTAGGAAATCTCCTACCACCACCCAGTTTTTCAGTGCATTGGGTCAAGATTCCTTTTTTAGGAGAAGCAAAGTTGGAAGTTTCCAGCACCACAGTGGATCGGACAAAGAATTAAATTCCACTCACCTTGACTTTTGCCAGCCAAAATCAGTTGTTTAATTGGGCTCAAACTCTCATTGTCCCATTTGTGACTGCTGTGGTTATCTGAATGGAAACTGGGCCATATGACATGATGGAAGGTATTGAGCTAAAGCCATCCTGCTTCAATTTGTTTGTTCAGCCGGTCACATTCCTGATTTAGCCTCCAGAACCCTCAGGCCAAGGTCATATTGACCTCCCCACCCTGCCCTTAACTGCTTCAAATGTTCCTGTGGCAGAAGGAAGTTGCTGAAGAAGAGATGAAGccttggttttataccccacctttcactacctgaaggagcctcaaagtggcttataatctccttcccctccccacaacagacaccctgtgaagtaggtggggctgaaagagctctgagaaaatTGTGACGACCAAGgtaacaccagcagctgcatgtagaggagtgaggaatcaaacccggttctccagattaagagACTGCTGCTCTTTATCCATTCCCTCCACAGCTTTATAAAGCAGCAGCATAACTTGCAGCATAACTTGCTTCTTGGAAGTAGCCACTTTTTCTCCTGAGCATTTGAATTGAGCTGGAAAGGGCaggcgggtggggggagggggccagaAAAGGACAAGGGActtaaaaagaaatctttaacAGTCCTGTCctcagttgcagctgacttatggtgaccctgaagggttttcaaggcaagagaccaaacaggggtagtttgccattgcctgtctctgggtcgtgaccctggacttccttggcggtctctcatccaagttctaaccaggacCAATCCTACTCAGTTTGCTCGGTGGTCTCCTATGCAAGTACTAACCAGTttagcttccttggtggtctcacatccaaatGCTGACCAGATACACCAAAtactgcttggcttctgagatctgatgagatcaggttagcctaggggtggccaaactgtagctcttgagccacacgtggctctttcacacatattgtgtggctcttgaagcccccacccccctgttggccagcttggagaaggcatttctctctttaaatcacttctccaagctaagacagctggcagcttggagaatgcatttaaagttgctttctttccacctccccttcccccatctattttccttcctccttccttctggctctcaagcatctgacattcatgtcttgcaactctcaaacatctgacgtttattctatgtggctcttacattaagcaagtttggccacccctggattagccTGGGCAAACCAGGTCAGGGCTCAACTGGATTGACTTCCCTGAaaatgtgcataggattgcagctgGATCATGCGCGAATTAAAGTGGGGGCTTTCCTCAGACAGTTTCGTTAAGCGACTGGATTACAGCGGGAGGGCCCTAAATAGAAaactgtgtgtgtgaagtgccatcgtCACACCTGATTTAcagccagtgttccttctaagctgagttagtgtgagctagctcacagatttttagcctccagctcacacctttttgtcttagctcaggaaggatgaccccagagcacaatcatttaggtggtagctcacaactctgccagtagctcacaaagtagaattttggctcacaagactctgcggcttagaggggaACCTCGCTTACAGCAAtctcagcaaggggttttcaagggaacggagaagcagaggtggtcggccattgccttcctctgcagagtcctcctcggtggtctcccttccaagcactgaccctgctgagcttctgagatcagatgagaccAAGCTAGAGGCTTCCCTCCCACAAACCAGTTTACTGTTTTAGATTTTACGCCATAGGAGAGAATGCTACAGGGCCTCCCAAATGTGACATCAATAAGGGCCCCAGAGCTTGGCTATTGAATAATATTCTTTCATCTTTCACTGCAGGTAAACGTTTAAAGTTCCCTCTGTCCAAAATCCAAACAACAATATCTGCTGGAGGGTGAATTAGGTgggtagcagtgttccctctaagctgagttagcgttcacaattttctagcctccagctcacacacttttgtctcagctcagagcacactaattgatgcaggagctcacaactttaatgccagtggctcatgaagtagaatttttgctcaaaagaatCCACATTGGTGGGAACATTGGTGAGTAGCGATGGCAGTCTGAAGCAACATAATGGAGTCTGAGGCGAGGGGCAGCTTTAaggccaacagagtttaattctgggtgtaagtgtgcctgcacagaaaagATTccgcccagaattaaacttgttggtcttaaagatgccactggactccagcttcgCCCATTGCTGGAAGGTGGGAAGGTGACAACtaaaagttgattttttttaaaaaaaattgcaagttCTGCCCATCCCCCCTAAAGGCCCTTTCATTTACTGCCCAGATCAGAGGtaaccaaacttgtttaacataagagccacaaagaataaatgccagatgtttgagagctgcaagacattaacCTCTGATGTCtgtgagcaggaaggaaggaaggaaggaaggaaggaaagaaggaaggaaggaaggaaggaaggaaggaaggaaggaaggaaggaaggaaggaaggaaggaaggaaggaaggaaggaaggaagacggaGCGAAaatggagaggtagaaagaaagcaattttaaatgcattctccaagctgccagctgccatagcctggagaagtaatttaaagaaagaaatgccttctccaagccagctaatgaggcagtgggggctttgcgatctacacaatatgtgtgaaagagccacagtttggccacccttggcccgGATAATATCACACACATTAAGCTGCCAaggtggtgtagtgcttagtgtGTTTGACCACAGTTGGGGAgcagaagacccaggttcgaatcctcactctgccagaGAAGTGAGCTAGAGAAGTGGGCAAGtaatacactctcagcctatctcacagggttgttgtaaggataaaacccAGGAAAGGAGAAGGCTGTCGGTCGCTTTGGGTCCTCGTTGGGGAGAATGGTGAAATGAAGCAAATAACAATACCCGGTCaggcccttggtcaggattgggaCCAGCAGCGGCTCAGCAAGCATCACAGCACCTGTCCCCCAGTCCTTTTTGGTTGCTGCGAACGGAACTCAGGACCCTACTGCGTGTTGGGGCACCCCAACGCTCTTCTCTTTCAACCCTacgagaagccctgctgggccagaAAACCATTACGGAGCTTCCGGCCGCGGAAAGCCagatgggaaaggggggggggggtgtctggctCACGGACCCCGTTCCCTGCCCGCAACGCCGCCCCAGATCTCCAAGGTAGCCTGCCTCTGCACGTGGAGGCTCCACCGAGCGGCTGGGGCTGGAGGAGGGCGCCTCTCGGGGCGCTGAGTCCACCAGGCCGCGGCCGTCGAGGCTGTTCCCTGCCCGAGACGGCAGCTGCTTCTGCGGCGGAGGCGGTTTCCTTCCCTCTCTCGGGAAGCCAGCAAGGAAGGGGCGTCTCCCCGGCGGCGCTGGGCGGGCCCGGGGGCCGGCCGGGCAGCCGGGCGCATTAGAGCGCAAGTGGCTTCGGCGGGGAGCTGCAGAGTCGCCCGCGGTGGCGCTGGGGCGGGCTGGTGTGTTGGGGGCGCGCCTGTTGCCTTGGGGTCGAGCGACTCGCTCCCTCCAGTCCGGGTCTTCCTCCGCCAACTTTCCGGAGCCGGAGCAAGTGGGCTGGAGGATGCAGCGGCGGCAGCCCGAGCGGCGGACGGGCCGCTCTCCTCCGCCTCCTCTTCCAGCTCCACGCGGCCGAGCAGCAGTAGGGCGCCTTCCAACTTCCCAGTGATTGCAGGGGCGGATCGGGGCCCGGGGAGAGCGCGGCGGCGGCAGATCGGGGCTTGCATGGCCGGGCTGCTCCCGAAGGGACTTCTGGACTCTGCCGCGTGGAGGCTTCGCAACGGGGCAACTTTTCCCGGGCGCGACCGTGCTTGGagcggaggagaaggaggatcgGAGTTGCTGCTGCGTAGTGGCCGATCTTGGCGCGCCCGCAATGGGCGGCTTGGTCTGGAGCGTGGTCGGGTTGAACCCCCCCTAAGGCACCTGCCCGGCCGGCCCCCCGGAGAACGCGCCGGCGGAGGGCGGGAGGAGCAGTCCGGAGACGCGCCGGCTCGGAGCATGTGCGCCCTGGGAGACGCCACCGCCGGCGCGCCACGAGTCCCCCTGTTGGAGCGCCGCTGAGTCGCTGCAGCCGCCGCTTGCCTTTCCCCGCAGCGGCCCTCGGGCGAGTTGGGCCATGGCCGGCTTCAGCCCCAGCCTGGGAGACACCCTGCTGGGCCTGTGGCTGCTCTTGCTGGAAGCCCCGGCTCTGGTGCCCGCCGCCTCCAAAGCCATCGTTTGCCAGGAGATCACCGTGCCCATGTGCAAGGGCATCGGCTACAACCTCACCTACATGCCCAACCAGTTCAACCACGACACCCAGGACGAAGCTGGCCTGGAGGTGCATCAGTTCTGGCCTCTGGTGGAGATCCAGTGCTCCCCGGACCTCAAGTTTTTCCTCTGCAGCATGTATACCCCCATCTGCCTGCTGGACTATGCCAAGCCCCTGCCCCCCTGCCGGTCGGTGTGCGAGAGGGCCAAGTCGGGTTGCTCCCCTCTCATGAGGCAGTACGGCTTCGCCTGGCCCGAGCGGATGAACTGTGACAAGCTGCCCGTCCTGGGCAACGCCGAGATGCTGTGCATGGATTACAACCGGACCGAGGTCACCACCTTGCCCCCCTATTTCACCAAACCCACCCGCCCCTCCAAGAGCGGCCAGATAAAACTCCTCCCGTTATCGGGCCAGCACTCACCCGGGAACTGCAGACGGGCTTGTCAGTGCCAAGAGCCCCTAGTGCTGATCTCCAAAGAAACCCACCCTCTCTACAACAAGATCGAGACGGGCAGCGTGCGCAACTGCGCCGTCCCCTGCTTCCAGCCCTACTTCACCCAGGACGAGAAGACCTTCGCCACTTTCTGGATTGGCCTGTGGTCCGTCCTCTGCTTCATCTCCACCTTCACCACGGTGGCCACTTTTCTGATCGACATGGAGAGGTTCAAGTACCCCGAGCGGCCCATTATCTTCTTGTCCGCCTGCTATCTCTTCGTGTCCATCGGCTACATCATCCGCCTGGTGGTGGGCCACGCCAACGTGGCCTGCAACCAAGATTACAACCACATCCACTACGAGACCACGGGGCCGGCCCTTTGCACTGTGGTCTTCCTCCTGATCTACTTCTTCGGCATGGCCAGCTCCATCTGGTGGGTCATCTTATCCCTCACCTGGTTCTTGGCGGCTGGGATGAAATGGGGGAACGAGGCCATCGCCAGCTATTCCCAGTATTTCCACATGGCCGCCTGGCTAATCCCCAGCGTGAAGTCCATTGCCGTGCTGGCCCTGAGCTCGGTGGACGGCGATCCGGTGGCCGGCATCTGCTACGTGGGCAACCAGAACCCTGACAAGCTCCGGGGTTTCGTCTTGGCACCTTTGGTGGTGTACCTTTTCACTGGGACCATGTTTCTGCTGGCAGGGTTCGTGTCCCTCTTCAGGATCCGGAGTGTGATCAAGCAAGGAGGCACCAAAACggacaagctggagaagctgatgATCCGGATAGGGATCTTCACGGTCCTATACACCGTCCCGGCGACCATTGTGGTGGCGTGCTACATCTACGAGCAGCACTACCGGGAGAAATGGGAGCTCGCCCAGAACTGTTCCTGCCCTGGGGACAAACAAAAACCGAAGCCCGATTATGCTGTCTTTATGTTGAAGTATTTCATGTGCCTGGTCGTGGGAATCACCTCCGGGGTCTGGATTTGGTCGGGCAAGACCCTGGAGTCTTGGAGGCGGTTCACCGGGAGGTGTTGCCAGAGCGGGAAGCCCGTGGGTACACCCATGTACAGCGACGCCAACGCGGCTCTGACGGCACGGACCGGGGTGCCCAGTTCGGCTTCCTACCATAAACAAGTCCCGTTCTCGCATGTATGAAAGCAAAAGCGGCTTGCTCGAGGGGAGCAGGTAAGCGCAGCGTGACTTGAGTCCCCAACTGGAAAGATTGCAGTCACAGAACCAGGGGCTTTCTCTCATTTCGGTTCCAAGACTCTGCGCATCTCCCCCCTGTGATGTCTGACTCAGCCTCTGGTGTCACGCTTAACTATTTAATTTGAGAAACGATGGTTTCAGATCCATTCCGCTCGGTTGAACTGGGATATCATGTCCGACAGGTGTTTGTCGCTGGTTTCTAGGTAGCAGGACTTTTAAAAACCTGTGTAAtgctttttgttttaatttcagcaATGTGTGCACACAACTACTGAAGTGGGAAATACAAAGAAGCGACACGAAGGGAGGATCTACTTTTAAGACAGGTGGCTTGGGAAGCAAGACTCTGGTTTCAGGTTTTATTTTTGGAGGGCTTAAATCCACCCTTGTCTCTTTTGACACCCGTCCGTGCCAAAATCCCATGCCAAGGAGTCTCATAAAGGAACTTGGCATGTGTATTAGTTTCTCCTGTGCAGCTGCAAGGAAAgagtttaaacatttaaaaaaataggaaGGGGTAGTGtgtgctgccttatactgaatcagaccctgggtccatcaaagtcagtattgtctactcagactggcagcggctctccagggtctccagctgaggttttttacgcctattcacctggaccctttttagctggagatgctgaggattgaacctgagatcttctgcttaccaagcagatgctctaccactgagtcaccgtccctcccaaaacTGCATCAGTTTTGATGCGGAGGTTTCAAGGAAGCcgtcccccccctcccgccagaTCCAGAAGGAATGCAGCATCTTCACATGTGCTGCCCCCCCCTCTTTCTTGGCCCAAAGAAACACAGGTCAGGTGTTTCTAACATAACGCCCGAAAGCTGCTTTTAAACATAAACTAAACTTTGAAAATGTTTCCTGTCTCCCTGTCCCGGGGCACCAGACCCTTCAAAAACAGGGTGTGGAGGAGGGCGGTGGGAACGTTGTTAAATCCAAAACCCGTAACAGGTTTTTCTCAAAAGTTGATCTGAGTGCTTAATCTCCTTTGGCATAAAGGAAGGGAACCAGACAGCAATTGAGATGACGTGGTAAGGAAATTGCTTTGACCACAGTCCTGAAGCTGGCTGCCCAGTCTTAGGCGAGTTTATTCTGAAACGGAGCTCACGGAATCCAGTGGGACTTACCCCCCCCTAAGTAATTACCCCCCAGAATCTTAAAaacatggggggagggagacattTGTTTCCTGGGACTGCTTTCTTCACCACACCCGTCTTATCTTTGTATCTCCTCTCCTGCCCGCCGCTTGTGGGATCCTATGGCTTTAATGCCTGGCtgctatttgtaaaaaaaaaaagatgggatcTGTACCAGAAATCTGTGTGAACACATATCTGTGAACTATAGTTGTTGTGcctctcctctctcttccccagTAGAAAAGAGGACTCTACCACTAATGCGGTCTCCAAAAGTTGAATTCGCTGGGTCAAAGCAAAATTATGGGCGTGGATAATCACATATCGCCTCTCTTTACAGAGGGGGCTCGGCTCTGTCTGGGGCCCAAAGCGCTGGCTGCAGAGACCCCTTCTGTGTGGGTCTTATCCTCTGCAAGCTGACCCTGTCCCCACTAACAGCAAAGCAGTATTAGATCTGGCAGTGGGTCTCTTCCGATGCAAAAAAAATCTTTGCACTTCAAATGTCAATGAGAAAACAGGCAAAAAGGCTTTCCCCCATCACACACACAAGTTCTGCCCACCAGCTTATTCTGTGACACGTTCAGTCTGCAAAGAGAACGACAGTTTTATtaagtggtggccaaactgtggc from Heteronotia binoei isolate CCM8104 ecotype False Entrance Well chromosome 16, APGP_CSIRO_Hbin_v1, whole genome shotgun sequence includes these protein-coding regions:
- the FZD5 gene encoding frizzled-5, with product MAGFSPSLGDTLLGLWLLLLEAPALVPAASKAIVCQEITVPMCKGIGYNLTYMPNQFNHDTQDEAGLEVHQFWPLVEIQCSPDLKFFLCSMYTPICLLDYAKPLPPCRSVCERAKSGCSPLMRQYGFAWPERMNCDKLPVLGNAEMLCMDYNRTEVTTLPPYFTKPTRPSKSGQIKLLPLSGQHSPGNCRRACQCQEPLVLISKETHPLYNKIETGSVRNCAVPCFQPYFTQDEKTFATFWIGLWSVLCFISTFTTVATFLIDMERFKYPERPIIFLSACYLFVSIGYIIRLVVGHANVACNQDYNHIHYETTGPALCTVVFLLIYFFGMASSIWWVILSLTWFLAAGMKWGNEAIASYSQYFHMAAWLIPSVKSIAVLALSSVDGDPVAGICYVGNQNPDKLRGFVLAPLVVYLFTGTMFLLAGFVSLFRIRSVIKQGGTKTDKLEKLMIRIGIFTVLYTVPATIVVACYIYEQHYREKWELAQNCSCPGDKQKPKPDYAVFMLKYFMCLVVGITSGVWIWSGKTLESWRRFTGRCCQSGKPVGTPMYSDANAALTARTGVPSSASYHKQVPFSHV